The Chloroflexota bacterium DNA segment TTGCGGCGGAGCTCCTCAAAAAGGTCCAAGGTGTAGTGGCGGCCCTCCGGGTCAAGGCCGATGGTCGGCTCGTCCAGGAGGAGGAGGTCGGGGTCATTCATGAGGGCGGCGGCAATGCCTAGCCGGGTGCGCTGCCCACTGGACAGGTGCTCAACGCGCTGGGACGAGGCTTGCAGGAGGTCCATAGCGTGCAACAGCGCTGAAAGCCTGGGTTTTCGGATACTGGTGGTGATGCCGAAGAGTTTGCCCACGAGGTCCAGGTATGTGATAGGCGTCATGTCGATGGGAAAGTTGCCGTTCTGAGAGTGAAAGCCAATTCGGCGGCGGAGGTGGCCCGATGAGAGGTTCATCGGCTCCTGGAAGACACGTATTGTCCCCGCAGTCGGGCGCTGGAGGCCCATGATGAGGCGGAGCGCCGTACTCTTGCCGGCGCCGTTGGGGCCAATGAGACCAAAGATGCATCCCTGTGGAATGGAGAGGTTGACGCTATTGAGGGCAATCTGCCGTGTCTCGTAAATCTTCGTCAGGTCCACCGTCTCAACAACGTCCATGTTTGCTCCTTGCGAAAGCTACTCGCTATATTCGCACAAGTCTGGAAGGCCGGGCAATAGGACAGCTACGCGGGTAATCCCGTGTTGGCGTGCAGCAACTGCTTTGACGCTGGGGCGGCGTCCCTCTACAATGAGCCCACTTGATCGGGAGGTGCGGCATGGCGAAGCTTTCTTGCGACGTGTTTTATGACTACACCTGACCCTTTGTCTACAACGCAGCCGTGTGGCTGGAGTCGGCACAAGAGACGGCGGGTGACGAACTGGAACTGAACTGGCGCGGCTTCCTGCTGGAGCAGATCAACAGCAAGGAGGGCGCGGACTGGAAGGTCTGGGAGCAACCTGACGATTATGAGTTCCGGGGCATGTGGGCGCTCCGGGCTGGCGAGGCCGCCAAGGCACAGGGATCTGAAGTGTTCAAGAAGTTCCATATGGCCCTACTCCGAGCCCGGCACGAGGAGCGCGTCAACGTCGGCGACCGCGAGGCGCTGATGGAGATTGCGGGTCGTGTGGGGTTGGACCTCGAGCAGTTTCGCGCCGACATGGAGGACCCGGCGACCAAGGACAAAGTGGCCGCCGACCACATAGAGGCCGTCGAGAGCTTTGGCGTCTTCGGCACCCCCACGTTCGTGTTCCCCAACGGCGCCGCGGCCTTCGTCAAGCTGCTCAAACCGCCAGAGGCCCGCGCCTCCCGCGCATTGGAGTTGCTGGCAGAAATGATGGAGGACCACATCTACATCGGCGAAGTGAAGCGTCCCCAGCCGCCGTGGCCCAAGGGCGCCTTCACCGCCGGGAGTTAGTGTCGTCGAATGAACCTGGACCTGGCGCAGGTCGAGCAGGCCCTAGGCGTCGGATTCCACGACGCGGGTCTGCTGCGCCTGAGCCTGACCCACAGCTCCTACGTCAACGAGCACCCCCAAGACACTCCCGCATCCAATGAGAGGCTGGAGTACTTGGGGGACGCCTTTTTGGACATGGTAGTTGCCCGCAAGCTGTACCTTGACCACCCCGAGATGACCGAGGGGGACCTCACGGAGGCGCGGGCCTCCCTCGTACGCGGCGAGACTTTGAGCGCGGCGGCAGTTGAGCTGGGTCTCGGCGAGCACCTGCTGCTGGGCCAAGGTGAAGAGCAGACGGGCGGCAGGGCCAAGCCCAACAATCTTGCGTGCGCACTGGAGGCACTTGTGGGGGCCGTCTACCTTGACCAGGGCCACGAGGCGGCGGAGGTCTTTGTGCTGCGTGTCTTGCAGCCCTACATCGGAGCAGTTGGCGCCAATCAAGTAGCGCAGGACCCCAAGTCCCTGCTACAAGAGATGGCGCAAGCCAAAGGACTTGGCGTTCCGCGTTACCGGGCGCTCTCGGAATCGGGGCCGGGGCACGACCGCACCTTCACCGTTGAGGTTGTCGTAGCCGACGAGGCGCTCGCGCAGGGCAGCGGACGGCGTAAGGTGGAGGCGGAGCGCCAGGCCGCAAGAGCCGCACTGGCGCACATTGAGAGGGCCTTGGCCGGGGGCGCGAATGAACCGGAGACAGCGCCGTAGGAGGCCTCAGCGCGGCGATAGTCAGGGCAACGCGCGTCCGATATGGCCGTGGATAGCTCTCGCGGCTTTGGTCGCGGTGACAATCGCGCTTGCAAGGACCATACTCTAGCGACCGGGAGGGCGCGATGCGGTGGATATTCCTTCGGCCTGCAGCGGCCGTGGTCGGTTGGGGCATCGCCTTGCTCTCGCTGAAGTTGGCGATGCTGGGAGCGCTCCGCTTCTTCCTGGTCACCGGAGGGAGCCCGGCATACATACTTCGCCGCAAACGCTGGTATGAGACGAGTGTGCTTGGCCGGCCAATGGGGCTTCGCGGGGCGTTGCACTTCGGGCTTTGGGCGGCGGAACAGGGCCGAGCCCGACATTGGCCATAGTGGGGGAAGCCCGTCGCCCGTTTGAGCCGAGGAAGGACATAGGTTAGAATTGCTTGACAGCCCAGTATTGGTATGATACTTATTTGCAAAATGCATCTTGTGCCCAGGGGGAAGGGCAAGGTGTGCTTTCCACACAACGTCTATATCTCTCGGGAATCCCTGTACCGGTAGCGCAGTGTTGACATGACAAAGTACAATCTGCGCACTCTCAAAGCTGCTCCGATGCAGCGATACGAAGGAGAAACGAGGAGGACATGCAGCGATACATCATCATCAGGTTGATCCAATCGGTGTTTACGCTCATTGGCGTGAGCATCATCGTCTTCTCCCTCGCAAGGCTCTCCGGCAACCCGCTCGACGTGCTCCTGCCGGACGAGGCCGACGACGAGACGTTCATCCGCATCAGCGAGCTCTGGGGCCTCAACGACCCGTGGTACGTCCAATACTTCACCTTCGTCAAGAACGCCTCCCGCGGTGAGTTCGGCCCTTCCTTCAAGTGGCAGGGCCGCACGGCGATGGAGCTTGTGATTCTTCACCTGCCGGCAACGCTTCAACTAGCATCCATATCAATCGGTGTGTCGGTGCTGTTAGCCGTGCCCATTGGAGTTATGTCAGCCGTGAAGAAGGGAACCATGCTAGATACAATCGGGAAGCTCATTGCCCTTCTGGGGCAGTCGCTTCCCTCATTCTGGCTGGCCATCGTGCTCATCTGGATCTTCGCGGTCCAGCTGGGGTGGTTCCCGACATCCGGCAGGGGCGGCTTTTCCAACATGGTGCTGCCGGCCGTCGCGCTGGGGTGGTTCTCGGTGGCGTCATTCATGCGCCTGACCCGCTCCTCCATGCTGAACGTGCTGGACAGCGAGTACATCAAGCTCGCGCGCATCAAGGGCCTGCCGGAGTGGAAGGTAGTTTGGAAGCACGGCCTGAAGAACGCCGCCATCCCACCGCTGACCGTATTCGGCGCAATCGTCGTGGGCCAGATGACGGGCTCAGTGACTATCGAGACGGTGTTCGCGTGGCCGGGCGTCGGCTTGCTGGCGCTGCAGGCGGTGAACGCCCGCGACTACCAGGTCATTCAAGCCGTGACGATGTTCATCTCAGTGCTGTTCATCGGCATGAACCTGCTCATCGACATCCTTTACGCGTACATTGACCCACGTATCAGGTTCAACTAAGCGTACAGGCTCGCATCAACACAAGAAGTCGAAGGAATAGGGAGAACTGGAAATGGCGACTGAGGGAAACGTTCTACAATTGCCGCAGAGGCTGCCCTGGTACAGTGTGGCAAGGCTGAGGCATCTTACCAACCTGATTTTCAAGGAGTACCCTGTAGTCTGGTTGACCATCCTCTTCCTGGTGCTGATCTTCCCTGCGCTGACGGCAGACTTTACCGCTCCCCACGACCCGCTGAAGCAGCAGCTCAGCAAGCGGCTCACGCCTCCGGTGTGGGACCAAACCGGGGAGAAGCCGGGCAGCTGGTCCAACATTCTGGGAACTGACAAGCAGGGCCGGGACATCCTGAGCCGCATCATGCACGGCTCCCGCATCTCCCTGATGGTCTCGCTCTCCGCATTGGCAATTGGAGGCACCATCGGCACGACGTTGGGCCTTGTTTCCGGCTACTTCGGCCGGTGGGTTGACCACCTGATCATGCGTGTGGTCGATACATTCCTCGCCTTGCCTCTGATTTTGATGGCCCTAGTAATCGTGGCGGTCTTCGGACCAAGTTTCTACACGGCCATCGGAGTGATATCAGTGCTCCTATGGTCGCGGTACACGCGGCAGATTCGGGCTGAGGTCCTGTCCATCAAGGCGCTGGACTTCGTAGCCCGCGCCCGGGTGGCCGGTTGCTCCAACTTGCGGATCATCGTCAAGCACGTCTTCCCGAACGTGGTCAACACGCTGATCGTGCTTGCGACGCTGCAGGTGGGAACCGTGATTCTGCTGGAGGCCACGCTCAGCTTCCTTGGCGCCGGAATCCCGCGGCCGAACCCGGCTTGGGGCGTCATGGTGGCGGACGGCCGGGACCACATCGCGAGCGCTTGGTGGATCGCCGTTATGCCCGGACTGGCGATCATGTTCGTGGTGTTGTCCATGAACATGATGGGCGACTGGCTCCGCGACAAACTTGATCCGAAACTGCGGCAGGTGTAATGCGATGACCACAGAGTCGGAAAACTACCGAGAGCCCGAAAAGAACATCGGTGAAGTGGTCCTGGACGTTAGGGACCTGCGAACCTACCTCTACACGCGGTGGGGCATCACCAAGGCCGTTGACGGCCTGAGCTTTCAGGTGCGGGCGGGCGAGACGCTTGGCATTGTGGGCGAGTCCGGATGCGGCAAGAGCATGACGGCGCTGACTCTGCTGCGACTCGCACCCAAGCCGGCCGCCAGGATTGTGAGCGGCGAGATCCACTTGGATGGGGAGAATATCCTGGAGCGGCCGGAGTCGGAGATGCGGTTCGTTCGCGGCCAGAAGATCTCCATGATCCTGCAGGACCCGATGACCTCCCTGAACCCCGTGTTCACCATCGGCAACCAGATGGTGGAAGCACTGGGCATGTACTACCAGGAGGAGCAGCAGCGGGGGCTGCGGGAGCGAGCCGTCGACATTCTACGGCGGATGGGCGTGGCCGCGCCGGAACGGCGAGTACTGGACTTTCCCCACCAAATGAGCGGCGGCATGAAACAGCGCGTGGTAGGCGCCATGGCAATCGCCGGCACACCGCGCGTTCTTATTTGCGACGAGCCAACGACTGCGCTCGACGTGACGATTCAAGCGCAATACCTGCGGCTGCTGAAGCAGGTGCAGGCCGAGTCCGGTGTCTCCATCATCTTCATCACGCACGACATGGGCGTTGTGGCGAAGATGTGTGACCGTGCGCTGGTCATGTACGCCGGTCGCGTGGTGGAGCAGGGTGACATCCGCACGCTCTTCAAGAACCCGTCGCACCCGTACACCAAGGCCCTGATGGCCTCGGTGCCCTCCATGGAGGAAAAGCACGTTGACAAGCTCTACTCCATCGAGGGGCAGCCCCCCGCCCTCTTCGACCTCCCAGTGGGTTGCCGTTTCGCCAACCGATGTGAGTTCGCGACGGACAAGTGCGTCGAGGCATACCCGCCGTCCTTCGCCAACGAGCAGGGCCACTCTGCCGACTGCTGGCTGTTGGAGGGGCAGAGTGACTGGCGTCAAGTGGCGGAAGCCGCCGTATAACCTGATCTTTTGGAGGAATCATGGAACAGGACATCCTGCTCCAAGCTACAGACCTCACTAAATACTTCCCTGTCACCAAGGGCTTGGTGCTCCAGAAGATCATTGGGTGGGTGCAGGCTGTTGACCACATCAACTTCACCATCCGTCGCGGGGAGACACTGGCGCTGGTGGGAGAATCCGGCTGCGGCAAGACGACCACGGCCAAGCTCATCCTTCGTTTGGAACGGCCTACCACCGGCCAGGTCACCCTTGAGAACTCCGACGTTCATAACCTGGAGGGTGATGAGCTGAAACAGTATCACACCGACGTGTCGGCGGTTTTCCAGGACCCCTGGAGCTCGTTGAGCCCTCGAATGCGCGTGCGAGACATCATCTCGGAAGCGCTTGTGGTCAACCAGAAGGTAGCCAAGCAGGAAGCCTACGACCGCGTCGACTACCTGCTTGAATCAGTTGGACTCCGGGCACAGCAGGCGACCCTCTACCCCCACGAGTTCAGCGGCGGCCAGAGGCAGCGCCTAGCTGTCGCGTCGGCGCTGGTTGGCAACCCCAAGCTGATATGCCT contains these protein-coding regions:
- a CDS encoding ABC transporter ATP-binding protein, coding for MDVVETVDLTKIYETRQIALNSVNLSIPQGCIFGLIGPNGAGKSTALRLIMGLQRPTAGTIRVFQEPMNLSSGHLRRRIGFHSQNGNFPIDMTPITYLDLVGKLFGITTSIRKPRLSALLHAMDLLQASSQRVEHLSSGQRTRLGIAAALMNDPDLLLLDEPTIGLDPEGRHYTLDLFEELRRKGKTIILSTHILPDADETCDYVGILNHGKLVFTGSVLDMKQLALANTIDVLVEGEVELGLQAASVEVRGIQFERLGANTVRIAFNNREGEFISVLSQVLDALARHGVVLKSIQPAGDLEDAFLKTLQEDRRKGFARALDTEDIMAQLGIYPPSRNPREGLPSLRSASSDEVN
- a CDS encoding DsbA family protein encodes the protein MAKLSCDVFYDYTUPFVYNAAVWLESAQETAGDELELNWRGFLLEQINSKEGADWKVWEQPDDYEFRGMWALRAGEAAKAQGSEVFKKFHMALLRARHEERVNVGDREALMEIAGRVGLDLEQFRADMEDPATKDKVAADHIEAVESFGVFGTPTFVFPNGAAAFVKLLKPPEARASRALELLAEMMEDHIYIGEVKRPQPPWPKGAFTAGS
- the rnc gene encoding ribonuclease III, with amino-acid sequence MNLDLAQVEQALGVGFHDAGLLRLSLTHSSYVNEHPQDTPASNERLEYLGDAFLDMVVARKLYLDHPEMTEGDLTEARASLVRGETLSAAAVELGLGEHLLLGQGEEQTGGRAKPNNLACALEALVGAVYLDQGHEAAEVFVLRVLQPYIGAVGANQVAQDPKSLLQEMAQAKGLGVPRYRALSESGPGHDRTFTVEVVVADEALAQGSGRRKVEAERQAARAALAHIERALAGGANEPETAP
- a CDS encoding ABC transporter permease produces the protein MQRYIIIRLIQSVFTLIGVSIIVFSLARLSGNPLDVLLPDEADDETFIRISELWGLNDPWYVQYFTFVKNASRGEFGPSFKWQGRTAMELVILHLPATLQLASISIGVSVLLAVPIGVMSAVKKGTMLDTIGKLIALLGQSLPSFWLAIVLIWIFAVQLGWFPTSGRGGFSNMVLPAVALGWFSVASFMRLTRSSMLNVLDSEYIKLARIKGLPEWKVVWKHGLKNAAIPPLTVFGAIVVGQMTGSVTIETVFAWPGVGLLALQAVNARDYQVIQAVTMFISVLFIGMNLLIDILYAYIDPRIRFN
- a CDS encoding ABC transporter permease, with the protein product MARLRHLTNLIFKEYPVVWLTILFLVLIFPALTADFTAPHDPLKQQLSKRLTPPVWDQTGEKPGSWSNILGTDKQGRDILSRIMHGSRISLMVSLSALAIGGTIGTTLGLVSGYFGRWVDHLIMRVVDTFLALPLILMALVIVAVFGPSFYTAIGVISVLLWSRYTRQIRAEVLSIKALDFVARARVAGCSNLRIIVKHVFPNVVNTLIVLATLQVGTVILLEATLSFLGAGIPRPNPAWGVMVADGRDHIASAWWIAVMPGLAIMFVVLSMNMMGDWLRDKLDPKLRQV
- a CDS encoding ABC transporter ATP-binding protein produces the protein MTTESENYREPEKNIGEVVLDVRDLRTYLYTRWGITKAVDGLSFQVRAGETLGIVGESGCGKSMTALTLLRLAPKPAARIVSGEIHLDGENILERPESEMRFVRGQKISMILQDPMTSLNPVFTIGNQMVEALGMYYQEEQQRGLRERAVDILRRMGVAAPERRVLDFPHQMSGGMKQRVVGAMAIAGTPRVLICDEPTTALDVTIQAQYLRLLKQVQAESGVSIIFITHDMGVVAKMCDRALVMYAGRVVEQGDIRTLFKNPSHPYTKALMASVPSMEEKHVDKLYSIEGQPPALFDLPVGCRFANRCEFATDKCVEAYPPSFANEQGHSADCWLLEGQSDWRQVAEAAV
- a CDS encoding ATP-binding cassette domain-containing protein translates to MEQDILLQATDLTKYFPVTKGLVLQKIIGWVQAVDHINFTIRRGETLALVGESGCGKTTTAKLILRLERPTTGQVTLENSDVHNLEGDELKQYHTDVSAVFQDPWSSLSPRMRVRDIISEALVVNQKVAKQEAYDRVDYLLESVGLRAQQATLYPHEFSGGQRQRLAVASALVGNPKLICLDEPVSALDVSIQAQIMNLLKDLQETFNVGYLLVAHNLATVRYLAHEVAVMYLGEIVEQAETNELYDNTLHPYTKALFSAALTANPDSQREEIVLRGEVPSPINPPSGCRFHVRCPYAMDICSQAIPERKEMAPGHFVSCHLY